Proteins found in one Pontibacter sp. SGAir0037 genomic segment:
- a CDS encoding DUF1080 domain-containing protein — MKLSKNQIALAAACLGLCAVSNVQAQQKVPVPPKMSPEMTEFWEPEPRVVTPGQGTAAPSDAIVLFDGKDLSQWKAKNGNGEAKWQVKNGEFTVGKGDISTKKEFGDFQLHIEWSAPDEVVSSSQGRGNSGIFLQDRYEVQVLDSYNNRTYSNGQAGSIYKQHRPLVNAMRKPTEWNVYDIIYTAPRFKEDGALFSPAKVTVIHNGVLVQNNTELKGPTEYIGLPEYKAHGKAPISLQDHGNPVAYRNIWIREL, encoded by the coding sequence ATGAAGTTATCTAAAAATCAAATTGCCTTAGCTGCCGCTTGTCTTGGACTCTGTGCTGTTTCCAATGTGCAGGCGCAGCAAAAAGTACCTGTTCCGCCTAAAATGTCACCTGAAATGACTGAGTTTTGGGAGCCTGAACCTCGTGTTGTAACCCCCGGACAAGGTACAGCAGCCCCTTCTGATGCTATTGTGCTTTTTGATGGAAAGGACCTGTCGCAGTGGAAGGCTAAGAATGGTAATGGAGAGGCTAAATGGCAGGTGAAAAACGGTGAGTTCACGGTTGGGAAAGGAGATATTTCTACCAAGAAAGAGTTTGGTGATTTTCAGCTGCATATTGAGTGGAGCGCACCGGACGAAGTTGTAAGTTCTAGCCAGGGCAGAGGCAACAGTGGTATTTTCTTGCAGGATCGTTACGAAGTGCAGGTGCTGGATTCGTACAATAACAGAACGTATTCTAACGGTCAGGCTGGTAGTATTTATAAGCAGCACCGCCCGTTGGTGAATGCAATGCGTAAGCCAACAGAGTGGAACGTGTATGATATAATCTATACAGCACCTAGGTTTAAAGAAGATGGAGCCTTATTTTCTCCAGCCAAAGTTACTGTTATCCATAATGGCGTGCTGGTGCAAAATAACACGGAGCTAAAAGGTCCTACTGAGTACATTGGTCTGCCTGAGTACAAAGCACATGGTAAAGCGCCTATCAGCTTACAAGATCACGGTAACCCTGTAGCCTATCGCAATATCTGGATAAGGGAGTTGTAG
- a CDS encoding DUF1080 domain-containing protein — translation MLKSKSKPYKRFAAACAFVAGIAWGPTAAGQSATVPLHDLSFFQNPGKSWQLAADVTADLGKANILHPAKGTGVLVNMPSKNKGQDLVSVAEYGDVDLELDFMMAKGSNSGVYLQGRYEIQLEDSWGKSNRSASSNGGVYERWDESRPKGLQGFQGYAPRQNVSRAPGLWQHLKVSFQAPRFDASGNKTENAKLLRVELNGVTIHENVELFGPTRGAISNTEKATGPLRFQGDHGAVAFRNILISHFTKPRPVLTNLAYTIHGGRYDQSRQYRNLPPEAEGPSGILTSNLAYKSKQFLVRYTGTLQIKDAGDYTFNLNTPGGAGMVSINNKEVVPMNEWDSKGSTTLPAGNIPFELLYTKYMDWAAPVLNLKVSGPGLREFIISDTEVGLSDVVDPILVDAQDKPVLRSFMDIPGNYRVTHAVSVGSPAQLHYTYDMDHGALVQLWRGGFIDATPMWHERGDGSSRPVGSVKHFGKPTLSIAKLTSEQAAWATDTTGSSYRQKGYSLTTDEQPTFLYEAYGVNVQDAIRVLENGQGLRREVNVQNNGAGLYMRLAEGSKIEEMPKGMYLVDDKAYYVKIEDAGGARPVVRTVAGRQELIIPVKGKVAYSILF, via the coding sequence ATGCTAAAATCAAAAAGTAAACCTTACAAACGTTTTGCGGCTGCCTGTGCTTTTGTGGCAGGTATAGCCTGGGGGCCAACAGCTGCCGGACAGTCTGCTACTGTGCCCTTACATGATCTGTCCTTTTTTCAGAATCCCGGCAAAAGCTGGCAGCTAGCTGCCGATGTTACAGCCGATCTGGGTAAAGCAAACATCCTGCATCCTGCTAAAGGGACAGGTGTTTTAGTGAATATGCCAAGCAAAAACAAAGGACAGGACCTGGTGTCTGTTGCGGAATATGGCGATGTAGACCTGGAACTGGATTTTATGATGGCAAAAGGATCGAACTCGGGCGTTTACCTGCAAGGCCGCTACGAAATTCAGCTGGAGGATAGCTGGGGGAAAAGCAATAGATCTGCCAGCAGCAATGGCGGCGTGTACGAACGTTGGGACGAAAGCCGCCCGAAGGGGCTGCAAGGGTTTCAAGGGTATGCACCTCGCCAAAACGTAAGCCGTGCCCCTGGCTTATGGCAGCATCTGAAGGTGTCATTTCAGGCACCCCGCTTCGATGCCAGTGGAAACAAAACCGAGAACGCCAAGCTGCTGCGCGTAGAACTGAATGGCGTAACTATTCATGAGAATGTGGAGCTGTTTGGTCCGACCAGAGGCGCCATCAGCAATACAGAGAAAGCAACAGGGCCTTTACGCTTTCAGGGTGATCATGGGGCAGTAGCCTTTCGAAACATTTTGATCAGCCATTTTACCAAGCCACGCCCTGTGCTAACAAATCTGGCTTATACTATTCATGGTGGCAGGTACGACCAAAGCAGGCAGTACCGTAATTTACCACCTGAAGCCGAAGGGCCTTCCGGCATCCTGACCTCCAACCTGGCTTATAAGTCGAAGCAGTTCCTGGTGCGCTACACAGGTACCCTGCAAATAAAAGATGCGGGCGATTATACTTTTAACCTGAATACCCCTGGTGGTGCAGGCATGGTGAGTATCAATAACAAGGAAGTAGTGCCGATGAATGAGTGGGACAGCAAAGGCAGTACTACGTTGCCTGCCGGTAACATTCCGTTCGAACTGCTTTACACCAAGTACATGGATTGGGCTGCGCCTGTGCTTAATCTTAAAGTATCCGGGCCGGGCTTACGGGAATTTATCATAAGTGATACAGAAGTAGGTTTAAGCGATGTGGTAGATCCTATTCTGGTAGATGCCCAGGATAAACCTGTGCTGCGAAGCTTTATGGATATTCCGGGAAACTATAGAGTAACGCATGCTGTATCGGTGGGCAGTCCTGCGCAGCTGCACTATACTTATGATATGGATCATGGCGCATTGGTGCAGTTGTGGAGAGGCGGTTTTATAGATGCTACTCCTATGTGGCATGAACGGGGCGATGGCTCATCAAGACCTGTTGGTTCTGTAAAACATTTTGGAAAGCCAACGCTCTCTATTGCAAAGCTTACCTCTGAGCAGGCAGCCTGGGCAACTGATACTACGGGGAGTTCTTACCGCCAGAAAGGATACAGCTTAACAACCGATGAGCAGCCTACCTTCTTATATGAAGCCTACGGCGTTAATGTGCAGGATGCAATTCGTGTGCTGGAAAATGGGCAAGGCCTGCGCCGTGAGGTAAATGTGCAAAATAATGGTGCTGGTTTATACATGCGTCTGGCCGAAGGAAGCAAAATTGAAGAGATGCCAAAAGGCATGTATTTAGTGGATGATAAAGCATACTATGTAAAAATTGAGGATGCAGGCGGAGCCAGGCCAGTTGTAAGAACAGTGGCAGGGCGTCAGGAACTGATCATTCCTGTAAAAGGAAAGGTAGCTTATTCCATTCTTTTTTAA
- a CDS encoding RagB/SusD family nutrient uptake outer membrane protein, protein MKNKFVILSGLLALSLFTGCGKEFLDRPPQDTLVDAIFFSTDDQLLAASAPLYSVVWKDYADKASWALGDLRGGTTFRAWGYRDDVLFNTTAVSSSNNEAYRAFYIVIGQANTLIQNINTYAGAGVSEAVKNHALAEARFMRATAYYYLVSNYGPVPIIENNIALLNDKDLTRNTVESVWEFITRDYLFAAANLPSKPVQPGRISKWSAEGMLARTYLTRAGVGSSGKTRNQEYLDKAKEYAQRVIESNVYALLPNYENLFRYPYDNNSESLFELQWVFTTDYGYANTMVSQLTFSNDIANGDGWGGDLGASWWMLSLYDGLIDKGNLSTEDDDGVRPGFTVDQRLKATYMLPGFQYPEISQTVRNDAGVESEQRLVFPAPGNDADQSFASIKKYVVGKAKDVGGQAIAQRYPNNTYMLRLSEMYLTYAEAALGNNASTNDAKALEYFNVVHMRAGLPEYEDALTWDVIFHERIKEFAMEGLAWYDLVRLHYYDPDKAYKIINEQDRGLFVIKPDRMPNPTGWTFTKTSWFEGRKANANSGNFLLPIPAAEASQAPNLRKEPVPYDFGG, encoded by the coding sequence ATGAAAAATAAATTTGTAATACTAAGCGGATTGTTGGCATTATCCCTTTTTACAGGGTGTGGGAAAGAATTTCTTGATAGGCCTCCGCAAGATACATTGGTTGATGCTATCTTTTTCAGCACCGATGACCAGCTTCTGGCAGCTTCTGCGCCTTTATATAGTGTCGTATGGAAAGACTATGCAGATAAGGCTTCCTGGGCACTAGGCGATTTAAGAGGAGGAACTACCTTTCGTGCATGGGGTTACAGAGATGATGTGTTGTTTAATACTACAGCTGTTTCTTCATCAAACAACGAAGCTTATCGTGCCTTTTATATTGTAATTGGTCAGGCAAATACATTAATTCAAAACATTAATACATATGCAGGAGCAGGCGTAAGTGAGGCCGTTAAAAATCATGCACTCGCTGAAGCAAGATTTATGCGAGCCACAGCTTATTATTATCTTGTTTCAAATTATGGTCCTGTACCTATTATTGAGAATAATATTGCTTTACTAAATGATAAAGACCTTACCCGAAATACAGTGGAGAGTGTTTGGGAATTTATCACAAGGGATTATCTTTTTGCTGCGGCTAATCTGCCCTCAAAGCCTGTACAACCTGGAAGAATATCAAAATGGTCGGCTGAAGGCATGTTGGCCAGAACATACCTTACAAGAGCAGGCGTAGGAAGTTCTGGTAAAACCAGGAATCAGGAATATCTTGATAAAGCAAAGGAATATGCGCAAAGAGTGATTGAAAGCAATGTTTATGCGCTGCTACCTAATTATGAAAACTTGTTTAGGTATCCTTATGATAATAATTCAGAATCATTATTTGAGCTGCAATGGGTTTTTACGACCGATTATGGCTATGCAAATACCATGGTTTCTCAGCTTACCTTTAGCAACGATATTGCAAATGGTGATGGTTGGGGAGGTGACCTAGGAGCATCCTGGTGGATGTTGAGCCTCTATGATGGATTGATTGACAAAGGGAACCTAAGTACAGAAGATGATGACGGTGTTCGGCCTGGCTTTACAGTTGACCAGCGTCTGAAAGCAACCTACATGTTGCCAGGTTTTCAATATCCTGAGATAAGCCAGACTGTAAGAAACGATGCAGGTGTAGAATCTGAACAGCGTTTAGTTTTCCCGGCTCCGGGAAATGATGCGGATCAAAGCTTTGCAAGCATTAAAAAATATGTGGTTGGTAAGGCGAAAGATGTAGGAGGCCAGGCTATAGCACAGCGTTATCCTAACAATACCTATATGTTGAGGCTTTCAGAGATGTATCTTACTTATGCTGAAGCAGCACTTGGTAACAATGCGTCGACTAATGATGCAAAGGCTTTGGAATATTTTAATGTGGTGCATATGCGTGCTGGTTTACCTGAATATGAAGATGCACTTACATGGGATGTAATATTCCATGAGCGCATTAAAGAATTTGCGATGGAGGGATTAGCTTGGTACGACTTAGTAAGGCTACATTATTATGATCCTGATAAAGCTTATAAAATTATAAACGAACAGGATAGGGGCCTTTTTGTAATTAAACCCGACCGAATGCCTAATCCTACTGGTTGGACTTTTACTAAAACATCCTGGTTTGAAGGCAGAAAAGCAAATGCAAATTCTGGGAATTTCCTCCTTCCAATACCTGCGGCAGAGGCAAGTCAAGCTCCTAACCTGAGAAAAGAGCCTGTACCTTATGACTTTGGGGGGTAA
- a CDS encoding TonB-dependent receptor, whose product MKHIYYYREYFSGIPVCILSSKWKIAPLLVAVFLLQSICSFAQTAQTITGKVTSATDRTALPGVSVRVKGGTTGTVTNADGDFTLQAPENAVLQVSYIGFTTQEVNVNGRSQVNISLAEDQKMLNEVVVTGYGELRRNDITGAQTTISSAQIEKTVNTTIEQAIQGRAAGVYVTQNTGAPGGGISVNVRGVNSINGSNEPLYVIDGVQIQGSTSASGTNPLAALNPSDIESMEVLQGPSATAIYGSRATNGVVLITTKRGKAGEVRINYSYLYSLQTPPKRLAVMNLPQYAQMENEYKAIAGGTVREDFLDPSLLGEGTDWQSELFNNAPMQKHQVSLSGGGEKTTYYLSGEYLDQEGIAIGSGFDRYSLRLNLDNQAKKWLNIGANFNYAQTNERLSTTQSNIISTAIQLPPHIPVRNLNGTYGGGTVTSTNTAEQFTPPNPIGLANLTTNELTRRQFLGGITLGFKLIEGLDIRTSLNGNINYANSLYFLPTYQFGYQRNVEATLNNRDDINTYWNWNQLIQYQKQLGKHSINVMATHEAQESTWRQLYGERRKFQTNDILDLNAGDILTSVARGGHGDWAMESYLGRINYNFGDRYIIQAAFRADGSINFGPENKWGYFPSLSAAWRVSEEQFFTVPFVSDLRLRYEIGLTGNQGSGGAIYGTLSPGPTTWGTGFIANRYPNPNFQWEETKTNNFGLNLGLFDNRVQLEADYYIKDTDNLILTATLPWYMGTNGNGAVSAPLVNIGSLRNKGWSFTLNTVNIDHSNFRWESNFNLSHFKTTLKSLSTENSILNRTTREWGEWTQRSIVGQAPWLFYGYIEEGIFQSREELENSALPADNDGKEYAIGENSIWVGDVKYRDVNGDGIISGEDQTFIGNPWPKYYAGFTNTFSYKGFDLSILITSTIGNDIYNYLRNENTNPNNINLGRNLFVGAFDYAKVAVDNEGNPYLLNPGTTIARMSGGNRNNNFDRHTDKYVEDGSFVRLKNVTLNYNLPSSVTDRVSFIRGARIGISAQNVATITGYSGFDPEVGSHVGGLENPNSAAIGVDYGRYPLTPVYSVNIGIDF is encoded by the coding sequence ATGAAGCATATTTACTATTACAGAGAATACTTTTCAGGTATTCCTGTATGTATTTTAAGTAGCAAATGGAAAATAGCACCGTTATTGGTTGCTGTATTTCTACTGCAGAGCATCTGCAGTTTTGCTCAAACAGCACAAACAATCACAGGTAAAGTTACATCAGCTACCGATAGAACAGCATTACCTGGAGTAAGTGTAAGGGTAAAGGGCGGTACAACAGGAACAGTTACTAATGCAGATGGTGATTTCACACTTCAGGCCCCAGAAAATGCGGTGCTGCAGGTTTCTTACATAGGCTTTACTACACAGGAAGTAAATGTAAACGGAAGGTCTCAGGTTAACATTTCTCTGGCAGAAGATCAGAAGATGCTTAACGAAGTAGTGGTTACGGGGTATGGTGAGCTAAGACGAAATGATATCACGGGTGCCCAAACAACCATCAGTTCAGCGCAAATTGAGAAAACTGTAAACACAACTATTGAACAAGCTATCCAAGGCCGGGCTGCAGGTGTGTATGTTACACAAAACACAGGCGCACCTGGTGGTGGTATTTCTGTAAATGTTAGAGGTGTTAACTCGATCAATGGTAGTAATGAACCTCTTTATGTTATTGATGGCGTACAAATTCAAGGTTCAACTTCTGCTTCCGGAACAAACCCTTTGGCGGCTTTAAATCCATCTGATATTGAAAGTATGGAGGTGTTGCAAGGACCTTCTGCGACAGCTATTTATGGCTCAAGAGCTACTAATGGAGTTGTGCTAATAACAACAAAACGTGGTAAGGCTGGTGAAGTGAGAATAAATTACTCTTACCTATATAGCCTACAAACGCCTCCCAAGCGATTGGCCGTTATGAATTTGCCGCAGTATGCTCAGATGGAGAATGAGTACAAAGCCATTGCCGGAGGAACAGTAAGAGAAGATTTTCTGGACCCTTCTTTACTAGGTGAAGGCACAGACTGGCAATCTGAATTATTTAACAATGCTCCCATGCAAAAGCATCAGGTAAGCTTAAGTGGTGGTGGCGAAAAAACTACCTATTACCTTTCCGGAGAATATTTAGATCAGGAAGGCATTGCTATAGGTTCAGGGTTTGATCGTTATTCGCTGCGATTGAATTTAGACAACCAAGCTAAAAAGTGGCTTAATATTGGAGCAAACTTTAATTATGCACAGACTAACGAAAGGTTATCAACAACTCAATCGAATATAATTTCGACAGCAATTCAACTGCCTCCTCATATTCCTGTAAGAAATTTGAACGGTACTTATGGTGGAGGTACTGTTACGTCAACTAATACGGCTGAGCAGTTTACTCCCCCTAACCCTATTGGCCTTGCTAATCTCACAACAAACGAATTAACCAGAAGGCAATTCTTAGGGGGGATAACATTAGGTTTCAAACTTATTGAAGGATTAGATATACGAACCTCCTTAAATGGGAATATAAATTATGCTAATTCACTTTATTTTTTACCAACATACCAATTTGGCTATCAACGGAATGTTGAAGCTACTCTTAATAATAGAGACGACATCAACACCTACTGGAACTGGAATCAGTTGATTCAGTACCAAAAGCAGCTTGGCAAGCACAGTATCAATGTTATGGCAACCCATGAAGCCCAGGAATCAACCTGGAGACAACTTTATGGTGAAAGACGCAAGTTCCAGACGAACGACATACTTGACCTGAATGCTGGTGATATTTTAACAAGCGTTGCGCGAGGCGGGCATGGTGACTGGGCAATGGAGTCTTACCTGGGAAGGATTAACTATAACTTTGGTGACCGCTATATTATACAGGCAGCTTTTCGTGCTGACGGATCGATCAACTTTGGGCCTGAAAATAAATGGGGATATTTCCCATCCTTATCAGCTGCCTGGAGAGTCTCAGAAGAACAGTTCTTTACTGTTCCGTTTGTAAGCGACTTAAGGCTAAGGTATGAAATAGGCCTTACAGGTAATCAGGGTAGTGGTGGTGCTATTTATGGTACACTTTCTCCTGGGCCTACAACATGGGGTACAGGTTTCATTGCAAACAGATATCCTAACCCGAATTTCCAGTGGGAGGAGACTAAAACAAATAACTTTGGTTTAAACCTAGGTTTATTTGATAATAGAGTACAGCTTGAGGCAGACTACTATATTAAGGACACCGATAACCTCATCTTAACTGCTACTTTGCCTTGGTACATGGGCACGAATGGTAATGGTGCTGTATCAGCTCCTTTGGTTAATATTGGTTCTTTGCGTAACAAAGGGTGGAGCTTTACCTTGAATACAGTAAACATTGATCATTCAAATTTCAGATGGGAATCTAATTTCAACCTATCTCATTTTAAAACTACGCTTAAAAGCCTTTCTACCGAAAATAGTATCCTTAACCGTACCACACGTGAATGGGGGGAATGGACTCAGCGCTCCATCGTAGGGCAGGCTCCATGGTTGTTTTATGGATATATAGAAGAAGGGATTTTCCAGTCAAGAGAAGAACTGGAGAACAGTGCTTTACCCGCTGATAATGACGGCAAAGAATATGCTATAGGGGAAAACAGCATTTGGGTAGGTGATGTAAAATACCGGGATGTTAATGGAGATGGTATTATTTCAGGAGAAGACCAAACCTTTATAGGTAACCCTTGGCCAAAATACTACGCAGGCTTTACGAACACTTTTTCTTATAAAGGATTTGATTTAAGCATCCTAATTACTAGCACCATAGGTAACGATATTTACAATTATCTGCGCAACGAGAATACAAATCCTAATAATATCAATCTTGGCCGCAACCTGTTTGTCGGAGCATTTGATTATGCTAAAGTAGCGGTTGATAACGAAGGGAATCCATATCTGTTGAATCCGGGAACTACAATCGCAAGAATGTCAGGAGGCAATAGGAACAACAACTTTGACCGTCATACTGATAAATATGTAGAAGACGGATCATTTGTAAGACTTAAAAATGTGACTCTGAATTACAATTTACCATCGTCAGTAACCGATAGAGTAAGCTTTATCAGGGGTGCCAGAATTGGTATAAGTGCACAGAACGTTGCTACTATTACCGGCTATTCAGGGTTTGATCCGGAAGTGGGGTCTCACGTAGGGGGCTTGGAAAACCCTAATTCTGCAGCCATAGGAGTTGATTACGGTCGGTATCCATTAACGCCAGTTTACTCTGTTAACATTGGTATTGATTTTTAA
- a CDS encoding c-type cytochrome, whose product MKNRSKKNFWRALFAVAVFAGTGIAAQAQESPKEEDFFKIMRISSPEGTLLEVGGLTVLPNGDVGVSTRRGDIFIVENPTSARPHFRKFASGLHEVLGLAYKDGALYCAQRGELTKLTDTNNDGKADLFQTVYAWPLSGNYHEYSFGPKIAPDGSFFVSTNLGFPPSWWHAISMVPWRGWLLHITEDGKMEPWATGLRSPAGLGMIDGEVFYSENQGDWVASGGIWHLKKGTFAAHPGGLRWSNRPESPVKMTIEQIHAKVDPRNDTDARGEAVKPENIEGAKFNTMFELKKDFPEMRLPAVWLPHGIMGISNSEILKIPDGHFGPFEGQLLIGDQGQSKIMRVMLEKVNDEYQGAVIDFRSGFQSGVLRMAWAKDRSLFVGETNRGWGSAGEANEGLQRLVWNNKVPFEMRTVRAMPDGFEIEFTMPVDKKSAEDLASYAVESFSYKYHAVYGSPPVNLQKCVVKGVKVSDDGMKARIVVDNLRQSYIHTISLNGVRAKENYYELVHPTAYYTLNNIPTGQKLAMGEVSTKRSAAAKTGSVANAPARATAKASTAKQAAASKKVPTFEDVKPLLAKNTCTACHAADKKQVGPAFKDIAKRKYTSKQIVALIHNPKPENWPDYATPMPPMPQVPTDEALKIADWINSLQ is encoded by the coding sequence ATGAAGAATAGAAGTAAGAAAAATTTCTGGCGTGCCCTGTTTGCTGTAGCAGTGTTTGCCGGCACAGGTATTGCCGCACAGGCACAGGAGTCTCCGAAAGAAGAAGACTTCTTTAAAATTATGAGGATAAGTTCTCCGGAGGGTACTTTACTGGAGGTAGGTGGCCTAACTGTGCTACCTAACGGAGATGTAGGAGTATCTACGAGAAGAGGCGATATTTTTATAGTTGAAAACCCAACCAGTGCACGCCCGCATTTCCGCAAGTTTGCCTCTGGTTTGCACGAAGTACTGGGTTTAGCCTATAAAGATGGTGCCTTGTATTGTGCCCAGCGTGGCGAACTTACTAAATTAACCGATACCAATAACGACGGTAAGGCAGATCTTTTTCAGACAGTTTATGCCTGGCCATTGTCAGGTAACTATCATGAGTATAGTTTCGGACCGAAGATAGCACCGGATGGCTCTTTCTTTGTGTCTACTAACTTAGGTTTTCCTCCTTCCTGGTGGCACGCCATCAGTATGGTGCCCTGGAGGGGATGGTTGCTGCACATTACCGAAGACGGTAAAATGGAGCCATGGGCTACAGGCTTGCGTTCTCCGGCTGGTTTAGGAATGATAGACGGAGAAGTGTTTTATTCTGAAAACCAGGGAGACTGGGTAGCATCGGGTGGTATCTGGCACTTGAAAAAAGGAACCTTTGCAGCACACCCAGGAGGGCTTCGCTGGAGCAACAGACCTGAATCACCTGTTAAAATGACCATTGAGCAGATACATGCCAAGGTAGATCCGCGCAACGATACAGATGCAAGAGGCGAAGCTGTAAAACCTGAGAACATAGAAGGAGCCAAATTTAACACAATGTTCGAACTGAAGAAGGATTTCCCTGAAATGCGATTGCCTGCTGTTTGGCTTCCGCATGGTATTATGGGGATATCAAATTCTGAGATTTTGAAAATTCCAGACGGACATTTTGGGCCGTTCGAGGGGCAGCTGCTGATCGGTGATCAGGGGCAGAGCAAGATTATGCGCGTAATGCTGGAAAAAGTAAATGATGAGTATCAGGGTGCTGTAATAGATTTCCGGAGTGGCTTTCAGTCAGGTGTGCTGCGTATGGCCTGGGCCAAAGACCGATCTTTGTTTGTAGGTGAAACGAACCGTGGTTGGGGATCGGCGGGTGAAGCCAATGAGGGCCTGCAGCGCCTGGTATGGAATAATAAAGTGCCTTTTGAGATGCGCACTGTGCGGGCCATGCCAGACGGCTTTGAAATTGAGTTTACAATGCCTGTTGATAAAAAGTCGGCAGAGGACCTGGCTTCTTACGCTGTGGAAAGTTTTAGCTATAAGTACCATGCCGTGTATGGTAGTCCGCCGGTAAACCTGCAGAAATGCGTTGTTAAAGGAGTAAAAGTGTCGGATGATGGAATGAAAGCACGCATTGTAGTAGATAACCTGCGCCAGTCCTATATTCATACCATCTCTCTGAATGGTGTAAGAGCTAAAGAAAATTATTATGAGCTGGTGCACCCAACAGCATATTATACCTTAAATAATATACCTACAGGTCAGAAACTGGCAATGGGGGAAGTTAGTACAAAAAGATCTGCCGCTGCTAAAACTGGTTCTGTTGCAAATGCACCTGCCAGGGCTACAGCAAAAGCTTCTACTGCAAAACAGGCTGCAGCATCTAAGAAAGTACCTACTTTTGAAGATGTAAAGCCTTTGCTGGCAAAGAACACCTGTACAGCCTGCCACGCAGCAGATAAAAAACAAGTGGGCCCTGCCTTCAAAGATATTGCCAAGAGGAAGTATACCAGCAAACAAATCGTAGCGCTTATTCATAACCCGAAACCTGAAAACTGGCCAGATTATGCTACTCCCATGCCGCCTATGCCGCAGGTGCCAACAGATGAAGCATTAAAAATTGCCGATTGGATCAACTCCCTTCAATAA